Proteins encoded by one window of Panicum virgatum strain AP13 chromosome 7N, P.virgatum_v5, whole genome shotgun sequence:
- the LOC120681134 gene encoding uncharacterized protein LOC120681134, translated as MPFDDLAMSMQSPAVLQAAKALLDRLERRLVISHSAASSPPVENVDHLLKHLASPPRRAKAAAPPSRERTARAAAAAKSPAASSGASGSPRYSPRVVLCAYMIVAHPGAVLRGQGEGEQRLMESAAIFVRELELLAKMVLGDGGQGRFRAQLAGFDKAWCAYLYRFVAWKVKDARVLEEDLVRAACKLELSMMQTCKVAAADGQPPSDLTDEMKAIRQQVADDQKLLREMVRQLSGAAGVERIDSAISGARSKFLEAKKNASPVATPVANVSTPLSVDSSSPSGGTSPAKQPTENEQMVNEMLHQDGGDFAGRSDGAATTTAEKDFQKKVREAMEKAFWDLVAESLRGDRSDYSQLVSLVKEVRDSLHELAPKELKEEIVEHIDLEILSQVLGSGSQDA; from the coding sequence ATGCCGTTCGACGACCTGGCCATGTCGATGCAGTCCCCCGCGGTTCTTCAGGCCGCCAAGGCGCTGCTCGACCGGCTGGAGAGGCGCCTCGTGATCTCCCACTCGGCGGCTTCGTCGCCGCCGGTGGAGAACGTCGACCATCTACTGAAACACCTCGCCTCTCCCCCGAGGAGGGCGAAGGCCGCAGCTCCTCCCAGCAGGGAGCGAACGGCacgggcggcagcggcagcaaaaAGCCCGGCCGCGAGTTCGGGCGCGAGCGGATCGCCGAGGTACTCGCCGAGGGTCGTGCTCTGTGCGTACATGATCGTGGCTCACCCCGGCGCCGTTCTGAGAGGGCAAGGCGAGGGGGAGCAGCGGCTCATGGAGTCGGCGGCGATCTTCGTCAGGGAGCTCGAGCTGCTGGCGAAGATGGTGCTCGGCGACGGAGGTCAGGGGAGGTTCCGGGCTCAGCTGGCCGGCTTCGACAAGGCGTGGTGCGCGTACCTCTACCGCTTCGTGGCGTGGAAGGTGAAGGACGCGAGGGTCCTGGAGGAAGATCTTGTCCGGGCCGCGTGCAAGCTCGAGCTCTCCATGATGCAGACGTGCAAGGTGGCCGCCGCGGACGGGCAGCCGCCGAGCGATCTCACGGATGAGATGAAGGCGATCCGGCAGCAGGTCGCCGACGACCAGAAGCTCCTGCGCGAGATGGTCCGGCAGctgagcggcgccgccggcgtcgaacGGATTGACTCGGCGATCTCCGGCGCGAGGTCCAAGTTCTTGGAAGCCAAGAAGAACGCAAGCCCGGTAGCAACGCCCGTCGCAAACGTCTCCACCCCTCTGAGCGTGGATTCGTCGTCGCCGTCTGGCGGTACCTCGCCGGCGAAGCAACCGACGGAGAACGAGCAGATGGTCAACGAGATGCTCCATCAGGACGGCGGCGACTTTGCTGGCAGGTCTGACGGTGCTGCCACTACCACTGCCGAGAAGGATTTCCAGAAGAAAGTGAGAGAAGCCATGGAGAAAGCGTTCTGGGATCTGGTCGCTGAATCTTTGCGAGGAGACAGATCAGATTACAGCCAGCTCGTCAGCCTGGTAAAGGAAGTAAGGGATTCGTTGCACGAGCTGGCTCCCAAGGAGTTGAAGGAGGAAATCGTGGAGCACATTGACCTCGAAATCCTGTCTCAGGTGCTTGGTTCAGGTTCCCAGGACGCCTAG